One Fibrobacter sp. UWB10 DNA segment encodes these proteins:
- a CDS encoding cadherin domain-containing protein, producing the protein MKYKVFGAHGITFLGGEIFVTDSSGWFGTADGNFDMGGANKKHTIGGPVLIGGKIILSNGQDTLSTGPVLVTGGIEKSPVASWDAPNVVKGTQCLDGSVFADYTALVGGYNTYSSCPIKDKYYINEKLTIPTIPGPIAEHDSMVLNNNLRVIDVPKASASDPASYDYYIKGIKFENNSVLVVRMPHGGRLTRIFVGEYGLDMGSAHPKIRIVYMNENATWNGSWGALPTYNANSKEWSATNATVVQNEDYSGNLLIYTGGNLSWGALVAQDSMEGTFISSQEIYIKQHMTLAGQLLANTVKIDAQFDGTGFRFVPFDPDTLDPTALAKGRFPENGEDVEVPIQLDSNAQVDVHFKYCFDVDMNQSGYANKNDFNITQKAKFPICSKGERGSVMIPMNSLVPSADTKVYINVAKDTDKEGDEKLVLRIYDLTGAVMPGDTLREGAFELTIVDMNGPEFNDKVSSYNVNENTAATTVFATIPIKNVDVAAADIDNFKLIVDGSDATAAKSLFNFELVKKAIKNSDVYDTAYIVMSVKTADLNYEELTKTSFKLTFRLDDNGTISDSTTRTINVIDVNEKPAVSDTTFSIKENPKKNATVGTVKATDPDTKNPTKFGHLEYVLVDTSVPFNVGSSTGVITVRDSTKLDYEALKDQDYKFTFDVKVKNCEQASNGAWTLNCLDTISHVIVKVLDVNEPPHIIDDGHDLEVDENTPSGTLVFDVTTGGSAKIEVVDVDGIDDASKLSVTLVGIDNVTGKPTAEELFKTPIHPTEDPATGKMVLVVAVNDASLLDYETVKSYYTVKLIVTDHDGAKDSVTKKLVVNDVNEAPEITGVRGLNDGFTGTTREDFTLYPKENLGKNASVGVVQAKDPDTKNVTKYGHLEYRIIPDASNPVPFTMKGGTGYSTDSTIYVSDSTKMNHEDGIVYSFKVETANCLKNASTGKYTQSCLYDTALVTVKIQNVPEDPKIQCYTGDTNCNGPYDVKENTALNTLVHAFQIVDPDKDQAKNMDSVWLADRKSGGKAGDYFKAVTSGDSLKIVVKSNINYETIKDTIYNVRVTIKDKDGKTAYIDRTINIVDVNEKPAFASKDTTISVKENTPNKTVVGSLPATDPDIKHVREFGHLEYSIIDRVAKNIPFDMESNKIVVTDVSRLDYEALQPTAKFSFYVQVANCELNTSTNKYTGACLYDTAKVTLSVTDEPEKTEIIPDCKGDSCTVCTGPDCHDIVDSLCKGPNCTGVHTHDSVLTLAVKENVPTGYKIIDYLVSDEDVGTGHKDTLVASFKNTNKSGADSLFKIAMVKVGGQWRVVVSVKDGSKLDYEKVKDKHAITIYVSDPDDPAGMGDSIRRIIEVVDVNEAPKAKDADLKPEENLPKGTVIGKLDVSEPDTKHVREFGHLEYSIIGKDSTFAFVMDSNKVKVNDPSKMDYELAVHKYVFNVLISNCEFDSTSGKYDGACLYDTAKVTVDIQDVNEKPKIIIDGPVPDGDDDSDTLCVAVCDTTDRGVKSKDSILTIGVRENPDNPNGTKKIITPTGMILFQYHVADEDTNHATGAKVTWFDAGSSISSVSKKGSDLFTIAYDSVKHVITVRVKDEKLLDYEALRNATSRNDPDPEYTMGIVVTDPKGLADTLYRKIRVTDENEKPLFDVWPLVITENNKINDSLGHVEHPSDIDSMSRNPDLYDNGFKMTGGDTSLFWLDKDSTDLMRVMIRANVVLDCENGQYTCGQDSMYWVYMTYGDTTLRTVYTDLKIPVKLIDLDEAPVVLTDTIGVDENSPKGTVVDTIKWSDVDRFDTVMTFKIAKDPTGCFEIDNITGEITVKKNKCAGLDYEKNPTVKIDVAITDMVNVPDSLYDDNCKCQLISAKNGPITTTKTIVVNIHDINEPPSISDKTIAVPESTTVWSVIDTVKATDPDKKKEFSQLTYTIVDGDSAVFQIDPKTGVLVLKDTLDYESKKDYVIYVQVDDGEFADTAKVKINVTNVPEYSKVIITQYDNVDSTWTYPDTVYTNVQKGVLTWRQDDEIVSVDTTLKKGKNVIIITYKDPKKDFPGKDTVVIMYNNDVPSVEVSAKIKHIDAENVFTIVENTGEKDSTIYVNQPRDSVFVHVKDAANKRDTSFALEVDLEPVNVSNALLNKMSSIADSKLMLDETPTGPVTRALVNDSAVKVSYNQVVGNDTVTVSYMLDKNGEPILVPVTNEKGKTQSREIITVTYKTKIGKREVELSYQADAMTGEILAKGPSGELMVQGASTAKYSTKKCKKDSTCVKNPNVGEGIFTVTTTSIDKLGSPTVVSYAIDEKGNMVKNAEGDIGYSVTYTYKNIYGNFAIESVFIVLDQTFPVVEILSPGKGQVIRSNYVEVVWTVNGVKQDTLTMQGLEKGLNPIVRFFRDKAGNEASDTVAVIMKDSKSVDISVVNPVTEMDKEKVEEYYADHAPKKGQTFAVSIKNPTTEEEVETLIGGSFKTKKGSGKEPYPGKDTQHLGPTLAMDIKLPVVYGVRGLATMDDLMTSDGMIPLEGVDAKNSHKISAEEYVEKYCEDGTKVPTDFSQFNLYDSKLSVKIWVYTSLGNFVDYFSFKQDLNDPTFTDDAGLLQMYFEQKPDKDGYVKADNGKLYATGAYVYKVEASLRSKLRCTLPASDYSYEQEQKTGDGFSSSAKRKGDVVKNSDDLLKSFGYRRPRN; encoded by the coding sequence ATGAAATATAAGGTGTTCGGCGCCCATGGCATTACCTTCTTGGGCGGTGAAATCTTTGTTACGGATAGTTCGGGCTGGTTTGGTACCGCTGACGGCAACTTTGATATGGGTGGTGCCAACAAAAAACATACTATTGGTGGACCAGTCTTGATTGGTGGAAAGATTATTTTAAGTAATGGTCAAGATACGCTTTCTACGGGACCTGTTTTGGTTACCGGAGGTATTGAAAAATCGCCTGTAGCAAGCTGGGATGCACCGAACGTTGTCAAAGGAACGCAGTGCCTAGATGGCAGTGTTTTTGCTGATTACACTGCGCTTGTTGGCGGCTACAATACATATAGCTCTTGTCCGATAAAAGACAAGTATTATATTAACGAAAAACTGACAATCCCTACTATTCCTGGTCCTATAGCCGAACATGATTCGATGGTTCTGAATAATAACCTGAGGGTTATTGATGTTCCTAAAGCAAGTGCTTCTGATCCGGCATCGTATGATTACTACATAAAGGGTATTAAGTTTGAAAATAACAGTGTCCTTGTTGTAAGAATGCCGCATGGTGGCCGTTTAACCCGAATCTTTGTGGGTGAATATGGCCTAGATATGGGATCTGCGCATCCCAAGATTCGTATTGTATATATGAATGAGAATGCTACATGGAACGGTTCGTGGGGTGCTCTGCCAACATATAATGCGAATTCAAAAGAGTGGTCTGCTACTAATGCAACCGTTGTGCAGAATGAGGATTATTCAGGTAATTTGCTGATTTATACAGGCGGTAATTTGTCATGGGGAGCTTTGGTTGCTCAGGACTCCATGGAAGGAACCTTTATATCGTCTCAGGAAATCTATATCAAACAGCATATGACTTTAGCTGGTCAATTGCTTGCAAATACTGTTAAGATCGATGCTCAATTTGATGGCACTGGTTTCCGCTTTGTTCCGTTTGATCCGGATACATTGGATCCGACTGCTCTTGCTAAAGGCCGTTTCCCTGAAAATGGAGAAGATGTCGAAGTTCCTATACAACTTGATTCTAATGCTCAGGTTGATGTGCATTTCAAGTATTGCTTTGATGTAGATATGAATCAAAGTGGATATGCTAATAAGAATGACTTTAATATAACGCAGAAAGCGAAATTCCCGATTTGTTCTAAGGGAGAAAGGGGATCTGTTATGATTCCGATGAATTCGCTTGTCCCGTCTGCGGATACGAAGGTCTATATAAACGTGGCCAAGGATACCGATAAGGAAGGCGATGAAAAGCTTGTCCTAAGAATTTATGATTTGACTGGCGCTGTTATGCCAGGTGACACACTGCGTGAAGGTGCGTTTGAATTGACTATTGTAGACATGAATGGCCCTGAATTTAATGATAAGGTGTCCTCATATAATGTTAATGAAAATACGGCTGCAACGACTGTATTTGCAACGATTCCTATCAAGAATGTTGATGTCGCCGCTGCTGATATTGATAATTTCAAACTTATTGTTGATGGTAGTGACGCGACTGCGGCAAAATCCTTATTCAACTTTGAATTGGTGAAGAAAGCCATCAAAAATTCTGATGTCTATGATACCGCTTATATTGTGATGTCTGTTAAGACTGCTGATCTTAACTACGAAGAGTTGACGAAAACTTCTTTCAAGCTTACATTCCGTTTGGATGATAACGGAACTATTAGTGATTCTACGACTCGTACCATTAACGTGATTGACGTGAACGAAAAGCCGGCTGTTTCTGATACTACGTTTAGCATTAAAGAAAACCCGAAGAAAAATGCTACTGTTGGTACTGTGAAGGCTACGGATCCTGATACCAAGAATCCTACGAAGTTCGGTCATTTGGAATATGTCTTGGTTGATACCTCTGTTCCGTTTAATGTGGGTTCCTCGACGGGTGTAATTACTGTTCGTGATTCTACAAAGTTGGATTACGAAGCGTTGAAAGATCAGGACTACAAGTTTACTTTTGATGTGAAAGTTAAAAACTGCGAACAGGCAAGTAATGGTGCTTGGACGCTGAATTGCTTGGATACAATCTCTCATGTCATTGTTAAGGTGCTTGATGTCAATGAACCTCCGCATATCATTGATGATGGTCATGATCTCGAAGTGGATGAAAATACGCCGAGTGGTACTCTTGTTTTCGATGTTACTACGGGTGGTTCCGCTAAAATTGAAGTCGTTGATGTTGACGGGATTGACGATGCATCGAAATTGTCTGTTACCCTGGTGGGAATCGACAATGTGACTGGCAAGCCGACTGCAGAAGAATTGTTCAAAACACCGATTCATCCGACGGAAGATCCTGCGACCGGAAAAATGGTGTTAGTTGTTGCGGTTAATGATGCTAGCTTGCTGGATTATGAAACCGTAAAGTCTTATTATACTGTAAAACTTATTGTGACGGATCATGATGGTGCAAAGGATTCTGTTACAAAGAAGCTTGTCGTTAACGACGTTAACGAAGCTCCGGAAATCACGGGTGTTCGTGGATTGAATGATGGCTTTACCGGTACTACAAGAGAAGATTTCACCTTGTATCCGAAGGAAAACTTGGGCAAGAATGCCTCGGTTGGCGTTGTCCAGGCTAAAGATCCTGATACCAAGAATGTTACGAAGTACGGCCATCTTGAGTATAGAATTATTCCTGATGCCTCTAATCCGGTTCCGTTCACAATGAAGGGCGGTACAGGCTATAGTACAGACTCGACCATCTATGTAAGCGATTCTACAAAGATGAATCACGAAGATGGTATTGTGTACTCGTTTAAAGTGGAAACTGCCAACTGCTTGAAGAACGCTTCGACGGGTAAGTATACGCAGTCTTGCTTGTATGACACTGCTTTGGTTACCGTGAAAATTCAGAATGTTCCGGAAGATCCGAAAATCCAGTGCTATACGGGCGATACGAATTGTAACGGTCCGTATGATGTGAAGGAAAATACGGCTTTGAACACTCTCGTTCATGCATTCCAGATTGTTGACCCAGATAAGGACCAGGCTAAAAACATGGACTCCGTTTGGCTTGCAGACAGGAAGAGCGGTGGCAAGGCTGGTGACTACTTCAAGGCTGTCACTAGTGGTGATTCGTTGAAGATTGTGGTGAAGAGCAATATCAACTATGAAACAATTAAAGACACGATTTACAATGTAAGAGTGACTATTAAGGATAAAGATGGCAAGACTGCTTACATTGACCGTACGATTAATATTGTTGATGTGAACGAAAAACCGGCTTTTGCAAGCAAGGATACGACGATTTCTGTTAAGGAAAATACGCCTAACAAGACTGTTGTTGGTTCGTTGCCGGCTACTGACCCGGATATTAAGCATGTCAGGGAATTCGGTCACCTCGAATACTCCATTATTGACCGTGTTGCAAAGAATATCCCGTTCGACATGGAATCCAATAAAATTGTCGTGACCGATGTTAGCCGTTTGGATTATGAAGCTCTGCAGCCTACGGCTAAGTTCTCCTTCTATGTCCAGGTGGCAAACTGCGAACTGAATACTTCGACGAACAAGTATACTGGCGCCTGCCTCTATGACACCGCCAAGGTGACGCTCTCTGTGACCGACGAACCTGAAAAGACGGAAATTATTCCTGACTGTAAGGGTGACAGCTGCACCGTATGCACTGGCCCAGATTGCCACGACATTGTGGATTCGCTCTGCAAGGGTCCGAATTGCACCGGTGTTCATACTCACGATTCTGTCTTGACTCTGGCCGTAAAGGAAAATGTTCCGACTGGTTACAAGATTATCGACTACTTGGTTTCTGACGAAGACGTTGGAACTGGCCACAAGGATACGCTGGTAGCCTCCTTCAAGAATACAAATAAGTCTGGTGCTGACAGCCTGTTCAAGATTGCAATGGTAAAGGTTGGAGGCCAGTGGAGAGTCGTGGTATCCGTAAAGGATGGCAGCAAGCTCGACTACGAAAAGGTCAAGGACAAACATGCGATTACGATTTACGTTAGCGACCCTGACGATCCGGCCGGTATGGGAGACTCCATCCGTCGTATTATCGAGGTTGTCGACGTGAACGAAGCTCCGAAGGCTAAAGATGCTGACCTGAAGCCCGAAGAAAACCTGCCGAAGGGTACGGTCATTGGCAAGTTGGATGTCTCTGAACCGGATACCAAGCATGTCAGGGAATTTGGCCACTTGGAATACTCCATTATCGGTAAGGATTCCACCTTCGCATTCGTGATGGATTCCAACAAGGTTAAGGTAAATGATCCGTCCAAGATGGACTACGAATTGGCCGTTCATAAGTACGTGTTCAATGTCTTGATTTCAAACTGCGAATTTGATTCGACCTCTGGCAAGTATGATGGCGCCTGCTTGTACGATACCGCCAAGGTGACGGTTGACATTCAGGATGTCAATGAAAAGCCGAAGATTATCATTGACGGTCCTGTCCCGGATGGCGATGACGATTCCGATACTCTCTGCGTTGCCGTCTGCGATACTACAGACCGTGGCGTCAAGAGTAAGGATTCTATTCTTACCATTGGTGTCAGGGAAAACCCCGACAATCCGAATGGAACAAAGAAGATTATTACTCCGACGGGTATGATCTTGTTCCAGTATCATGTTGCCGACGAAGATACCAACCATGCTACTGGTGCTAAGGTAACTTGGTTCGACGCAGGTTCTTCTATCTCGAGTGTGAGCAAGAAGGGTTCCGACCTATTTACGATTGCTTACGACTCTGTAAAACATGTGATTACGGTTCGCGTCAAGGACGAAAAGCTGCTTGACTATGAGGCTCTTAGAAATGCAACTTCTCGTAATGATCCGGATCCGGAATACACGATGGGTATTGTCGTGACTGACCCGAAGGGCCTGGCCGATACGCTTTATCGTAAGATTCGCGTGACGGACGAAAATGAAAAGCCGCTGTTCGATGTATGGCCGCTCGTTATTACCGAAAACAATAAGATCAATGATTCCCTTGGTCACGTGGAACACCCGAGCGATATCGACTCCATGTCTAGGAACCCGGATCTGTACGATAACGGTTTCAAGATGACGGGTGGTGATACCTCTTTGTTCTGGCTCGACAAGGACTCTACGGACTTGATGCGTGTCATGATTCGCGCGAATGTTGTGCTTGACTGCGAAAACGGTCAGTATACCTGCGGTCAGGACTCCATGTATTGGGTGTACATGACGTATGGCGATACAACCCTCAGGACTGTATACACTGACCTGAAGATTCCTGTCAAGTTGATTGACTTGGATGAAGCGCCTGTGGTTCTGACCGATACTATCGGTGTCGACGAAAATTCGCCGAAGGGTACCGTTGTCGATACCATCAAGTGGTCTGACGTTGACCGTTTCGATACCGTAATGACCTTCAAGATTGCGAAGGATCCGACCGGTTGCTTCGAAATCGACAACATTACGGGTGAAATTACGGTTAAAAAGAACAAGTGTGCCGGTCTTGACTACGAAAAGAATCCGACTGTTAAGATCGATGTCGCTATCACTGACATGGTGAATGTTCCGGACAGCTTGTACGATGATAACTGCAAGTGCCAGTTGATTTCTGCCAAGAATGGTCCGATTACCACCACGAAGACTATCGTGGTCAACATCCACGACATTAACGAACCGCCTTCTATTTCGGATAAGACGATTGCTGTGCCGGAATCTACCACGGTATGGTCTGTGATTGATACGGTGAAGGCTACCGATCCGGATAAGAAGAAGGAATTCAGCCAGCTGACCTACACGATTGTGGACGGTGACTCTGCTGTATTCCAGATTGACCCGAAGACGGGTGTGCTGGTTCTGAAGGATACCTTGGATTACGAAAGCAAGAAGGATTACGTAATCTATGTCCAGGTGGATGACGGCGAATTTGCCGATACCGCCAAGGTCAAGATTAACGTGACGAACGTGCCTGAATACTCTAAGGTGATTATCACTCAGTACGATAACGTTGATTCTACCTGGACTTACCCGGATACGGTCTATACGAACGTCCAGAAGGGTGTGCTTACCTGGCGCCAGGATGACGAAATCGTATCTGTGGATACCACGCTCAAGAAGGGCAAGAACGTCATTATCATTACCTACAAGGATCCGAAGAAGGACTTCCCGGGCAAGGATACGGTTGTCATTATGTACAACAACGATGTTCCGTCTGTCGAAGTTTCTGCAAAGATCAAGCATATCGACGCCGAAAACGTGTTCACGATTGTTGAAAATACCGGTGAAAAGGATTCTACAATCTACGTCAACCAGCCGCGTGATTCCGTGTTCGTGCACGTGAAGGATGCTGCCAACAAGCGTGATACTTCGTTCGCTCTCGAAGTGGATTTGGAACCGGTTAACGTGTCTAACGCTCTCCTGAATAAGATGAGCTCTATTGCCGACAGCAAGCTGATGCTTGATGAAACCCCGACCGGCCCTGTGACCCGCGCATTGGTCAACGATTCTGCCGTGAAGGTTTCTTACAACCAGGTTGTCGGTAACGATACGGTGACGGTGTCTTACATGCTCGACAAGAATGGCGAACCGATTCTGGTTCCGGTAACGAATGAAAAGGGCAAGACTCAGTCTCGCGAAATTATCACCGTTACCTATAAGACCAAGATTGGCAAGCGTGAAGTTGAACTTTCTTACCAGGCCGACGCTATGACGGGTGAAATCCTTGCAAAGGGTCCGTCCGGCGAACTCATGGTACAGGGCGCTTCTACTGCCAAGTACTCTACGAAGAAGTGTAAGAAGGATTCGACCTGCGTTAAGAACCCGAATGTGGGCGAAGGTATCTTTACGGTGACTACCACAAGCATCGATAAGCTGGGCAGCCCGACGGTGGTGTCCTACGCTATCGACGAAAAGGGTAACATGGTCAAGAACGCCGAAGGCGATATCGGTTACTCCGTGACCTACACCTATAAGAACATCTATGGCAACTTCGCTATCGAATCTGTGTTCATCGTGCTTGACCAGACCTTCCCGGTTGTCGAAATCTTGTCTCCGGGTAAGGGCCAGGTGATCCGTTCCAACTACGTGGAAGTGGTTTGGACTGTTAACGGTGTCAAGCAGGATACCTTGACGATGCAGGGCCTTGAAAAGGGCTTGAACCCCATTGTCCGCTTCTTCCGCGACAAGGCTGGTAACGAAGCTTCTGATACGGTGGCTGTGATCATGAAGGATAGCAAGAGTGTTGATATCTCTGTTGTGAATCCGGTGACCGAAATGGACAAGGAAAAGGTTGAAGAATACTATGCCGATCATGCTCCGAAGAAGGGTCAGACCTTTGCTGTGAGCATCAAGAACCCGACTACCGAAGAAGAAGTGGAAACTTTGATCGGTGGCTCGTTCAAGACGAAGAAGGGTAGCGGCAAGGAACCGTATCCAGGCAAGGATACCCAGCATTTGGGCCCGACTCTCGCCATGGATATCAAGCTCCCGGTCGTGTACGGTGTTCGTGGCCTTGCAACGATGGATGACTTGATGACTTCTGACGGTATGATTCCGCTTGAAGGCGTTGATGCCAAGAATAGCCACAAGATTTCTGCTGAAGAATACGTTGAAAAGTACTGCGAAGACGGTACCAAGGTTCCGACCGATTTCAGCCAGTTCAACTTGTACGATTCCAAGCTGAGCGTCAAGATCTGGGTGTACACCTCGCTCGGTAACTTCGTGGATTACTTCAGCTTCAAGCAGGATCTGAATGACCCGACGTTCACTGATGACGCTGGCTTACTCCAGATGTACTTTGAACAGAAACCGGATAAGGATGGCTATGTGAAGGCTGATAACGGTAAGCTGTATGCAACGGGTGCCTACGTCTATAAGGTTGAAGCATCCCTGCGTTCTAAGCTCCGTTGTACGCTCCCGGCTTCGGACTACAGCTATGAACAGGAACAGAAGACTGGTGATGGCTTTAGCTCCTCTGCAAAGCGTAAGGGCGATGTCGTGAAGAATAGCGATGATCTCCTGAAGTCCTTCGGTTACCGCCGTCCGAGAAATTAA